One Thermococcus sp. genomic region harbors:
- a CDS encoding helix-turn-helix domain-containing protein, producing the protein MEGKISVVLLISLIFYGLVSAQYTTSSLVLTVYEDGYVKVNYELLPDEYVSQMEVQLLGAHIEDVMVEDENGNPLDYQLNGNELMVFTDNASVVNITYYTPDLTSKQGIVWTLNLSSPEPFTVVLPENAVVVDLSDIPLQIAGNRITMPPGNQSISYTLSERVTTSGAGGTAENTAGRSVTILLVLVGIALAGGATYLGMKKKSGGFGGRMPTREEFEERLNNLDLSEEEKRALLYLFDRGGRASQAEVREAIGLPKTTAWRMFKRLEKMGLVRILKGKKENWVELRF; encoded by the coding sequence GTGGAGGGGAAAATAAGCGTCGTCCTGCTCATATCCCTCATCTTTTACGGGCTGGTTAGTGCCCAGTATACCACCTCTTCCCTCGTTCTGACCGTTTATGAAGACGGCTACGTGAAGGTCAACTACGAGTTGCTCCCCGATGAATACGTCTCCCAGATGGAGGTTCAGCTCCTCGGTGCTCACATTGAGGACGTAATGGTTGAGGACGAGAACGGAAATCCCCTGGACTATCAGCTCAACGGCAACGAACTCATGGTCTTCACTGACAACGCCAGCGTCGTAAACATAACCTACTACACCCCCGACCTGACCTCGAAGCAGGGAATCGTGTGGACGCTCAACCTGTCCTCCCCAGAGCCCTTCACGGTCGTCCTCCCTGAAAACGCTGTCGTCGTTGACCTCAGCGACATCCCCCTCCAGATAGCGGGCAACAGGATAACGATGCCCCCGGGGAACCAGAGCATCTCTTACACCCTGAGCGAGAGAGTGACAACGTCGGGAGCAGGTGGAACAGCAGAAAATACCGCTGGAAGGTCAGTTACCATTCTCCTCGTCCTTGTGGGTATCGCCCTTGCAGGGGGCGCGACGTATCTCGGAATGAAAAAGAAATCAGGGGGCTTCGGCGGCAGAATGCCAACGAGGGAGGAGTTTGAGGAGAGACTTAACAACCTCGACCTCAGCGAGGAGGAGAAAAGGGCATTGCTCTACCTCTTCGACAGGGGTGGAAGGGCGAGCCAGGCGGAGGTCAGGGAAGCCATAGGACTTCCGAAGACGACCGCATGGAGGATGTTCAAGAGGCTGGAGAAGATGGGTCTCGTGAGAATTCTTAAAGGGAAGAAGGAAAACTGGGTGGAGCTGAGGTTCTGA
- a CDS encoding MarR family transcriptional regulator → MRKVILTVLLTFIILSPANAQGSFNSISIEVYNTGYVRVTEIFVPSNVTVVIEVPLLTKDVEALSVADENGNPVPFEQNGSTVEVYLTANVSFLNITYFTTELTSKQGDVWTLTFSSPIPVTVTFPSGTVIVDLSDVPLKISGNSITMPPGNQSISYTLPLPITETTTETSTTSTITETSTTKTTSSSTTKTSTTAQTSSESRSSSSSPAPTSSPWPVLGAVVLVLLAGAGFFLWNRSGKGNTEGEDELVEKLKALDLSEEEMEALLYIHRHGGRARQADVRTALGLPKTTAWRMFNRLAERGLVRIYKKGKENWVELKL, encoded by the coding sequence ATGAGAAAAGTCATCCTCACAGTGCTCCTGACCTTTATCATCCTCTCACCTGCGAATGCACAGGGAAGTTTCAACTCAATAAGCATAGAGGTTTACAACACCGGTTACGTCAGAGTCACGGAGATTTTTGTCCCCTCAAACGTTACAGTGGTAATTGAAGTTCCCCTCCTGACTAAGGACGTAGAGGCCTTGAGTGTGGCTGACGAGAACGGGAACCCAGTTCCCTTCGAGCAGAACGGGAGTACCGTCGAAGTTTACCTGACCGCCAACGTGAGCTTTCTCAACATTACCTACTTTACCACCGAGCTGACTTCCAAACAGGGAGACGTGTGGACTTTGACCTTCAGCTCACCGATTCCGGTGACGGTAACGTTCCCCTCCGGAACCGTCATAGTTGACCTGAGCGACGTCCCCCTGAAGATTTCAGGAAACTCGATAACGATGCCCCCCGGAAACCAGAGCATATCTTACACTCTACCTCTACCGATAACCGAAACTACAACCGAAACCAGCACAACATCAACCATTACGGAGACATCAACCACCAAAACCACATCATCGAGCACCACCAAAACCTCAACTACAGCCCAGACCTCATCCGAGAGCAGGAGCAGCAGCTCAAGTCCCGCCCCCACTTCCTCCCCCTGGCCGGTGCTCGGGGCGGTCGTTCTGGTGCTCCTCGCCGGGGCAGGTTTCTTCCTGTGGAATAGGTCGGGAAAAGGGAACACTGAGGGTGAGGATGAACTCGTTGAGAAGCTGAAGGCCCTCGACCTGAGCGAGGAAGAAATGGAGGCCCTCCTCTATATCCACAGGCACGGAGGAAGGGCTAGGCAGGCAGATGTGAGAACCGCCCTCGGACTGCCCAAGACCACAGCATGGAGGATGTTCAACAGGCTAGCCGAGAGGGGACTCGTGAGGATATACAAAAAAGGCAAGGAGAACTGGGTAGAGCTAAAGCTCTGA
- a CDS encoding lamin tail domain-containing protein, with the protein MKKGQGTLEYLLIIAVSLVIILFTIRAVMNAVESVPEVEVWTAEGAKVVILKVHYDAGGRFIPDIFDLNDEYVVLKNIGDEPANLTGWKLLGNGRRSRRHPFIFPPFVLQPGATVTIHTGRGTNTETDLYWGMRRPVWRNRGDTAYLYDSHGNLVDMCSWRGRGRGEVICHTS; encoded by the coding sequence ATGAAAAAAGGACAGGGCACGCTTGAGTATCTTCTCATCATAGCTGTTTCTCTGGTCATAATACTCTTCACCATCAGGGCTGTTATGAACGCCGTTGAGTCCGTGCCTGAGGTAGAGGTCTGGACAGCTGAGGGGGCGAAAGTTGTCATATTGAAGGTTCACTATGATGCTGGTGGACGTTTTATTCCCGACATATTTGATTTGAATGATGAATATGTCGTCCTGAAGAACATCGGTGATGAGCCTGCCAACCTGACGGGCTGGAAGCTTCTGGGTAACGGCAGGAGAAGCAGGAGACACCCCTTTATCTTTCCCCCCTTCGTTCTGCAGCCGGGGGCAACGGTCACAATTCACACGGGAAGGGGAACCAATACGGAGACCGACCTATACTGGGGAATGAGAAGGCCTGTCTGGAGAAATAGGGGTGATACAGCTTATCTTTATGACTCCCATGGAAACCTCGTTGACATGTGTAGCTGGAGGGGAAGGGGGAGGGGCGAGGTAATCTGCCATACATCGTAA
- a CDS encoding 30S ribosomal protein S15, with the protein MARIHARKRGKSGSKKPPRTAPPTWIEYTAEEVEALVVKLRKEGYSTAMIGTILRDQYGIPSVKLVTGKKITKILEENGLAPEIPEDLMALIRRAVNLRKHLEMHPKDKHSRRGLQLIESKIRRLVKYYRRTGKLPAKWRYDPEKAKLLVR; encoded by the coding sequence ATGGCAAGGATACACGCGAGAAAGAGGGGTAAGTCAGGCTCAAAGAAGCCTCCGAGGACCGCTCCGCCGACCTGGATTGAGTACACGGCGGAGGAGGTCGAGGCTCTCGTTGTAAAGCTCAGGAAGGAAGGCTACAGCACGGCCATGATAGGGACAATCCTCAGGGATCAGTACGGCATCCCGAGCGTTAAGCTTGTGACGGGGAAGAAGATAACCAAGATCCTTGAGGAGAATGGCCTTGCCCCGGAGATACCGGAGGACCTCATGGCCCTTATCAGGAGGGCAGTTAACCTGAGGAAGCACCTTGAGATGCACCCGAAGGACAAGCACTCAAGGAGGGGCCTCCAGCTCATCGAGAGCAAGATAAGGAGACTCGTCAAGTACTACAGGAGAACCGGAAAGTTGCCCGCAAAGTGGCGCTACGATCCTGAGAAGGCAAAGCTGCTCGTTCGTTAA